Genomic DNA from Streptomyces sp. GS7:
GCACCCTCCGCGCTGGAGCACGCCTTCGCGCTCGGCACCGCCCGCAGCCTGGGCGTGCTGTTCGAGGCACCGCTGGACGGCAGGCCCACCGACGAGGCGGTGGCCGACGACGACATCCTCTGGATGCCGGTACCGCCCGGCAGCGTCCAGTACGGCGCCTCCTACAGCGCCGAGGCCGCCGCCGACCTGCTCGTCGACCCCGCGCTGTGGCAGCGCATGGTCAACCAGCAGTACCGGTTGCTTTCCGCCGTCGACCGCTGGATCGAGCAGCTGGAGCGCGCCCACGAGGACCGCACCGCCGCCGGCATCAAGGCGGGCGAGGCCGTCCGCGAACGCGCCGACCAGGCGCTGCTCGCCTCCATCGGCAAGGACCGCTCGGGACGCTCCGCCGCGGGCCGCGACCGGGCCGGCGACGACGCCACCTTCGCGGTCTGCCGCCAGGTCGCCGCGGCGGCCGGCATCACCCTGACCGAGCCCCCCAAGGGCGCCGCGGCCAACGACCGGATCAGCCCCGTCGAACGCATCGCGGTCAGCTCCCGGATCCGCACCCGCGCCGTACGCCTCGACGGGCGCTGGTGGCGCACCGACGCCGGCCCCCTGGTCGGCATGCGCGCCAAGTCCGGCGCGCCCGTGGCGCTGCTGTGGCGCCGCGGGGGCTACGAGGCGGTCAACCCCGCCTCCGGCCTGCGGATCCGCATCGGCAAGGACAACGCCGACGAGTTCGAGCCGCGCGCGGTGATGTTCTACCGGCCGCTGCCGGACCGCCCGATGAGCATGTGGCGGCTGATGCGCTTCAGCCTGCGCGGCACCCGCATGGACGTGCGTAATCTCGCTCTCGGCGGCCTGGTGACGGTCGGCCTCGGCGCGCTCGTCCCGATCGCCACCGGCAGGGTCCTCGGCGTCTACGTACCGGCCGCCGAGCGCAGCCTGATCGTCCAGGTCGCCCTCGCCGTCATCGTCTCCGGCGTGGTGTCCGCCGCCTTCATGCTCCTCCAGAACCTCACCGTGCTGCGCATGGAGGGCCGCATCGAGAGCACCCTGCAGCCCGCCGTCTGGGACCGGCTGCTGCGCCTTCCGACGAAGTTCTTCGCCGAGCGCTCCACCGGCGAACTGGCCAGCGCCGCGATGGGCATCAGCGCCATCCGCCGGGTGCTTGCCGGCGTCGGGCCGGTCGCGGTGCAGGCCACCACGGTCGGCGCCATGAACCTCGTCCTGCTGCTCCTCTACAGCGTCCCGCTCGCCCTCGCCGCGATCGCCATGCTGCTGGTGATCGGCGCGGTGTTCCTGGTCATGGGGCTGTGGGAACTGCGCTGGCAGCGCCGGCTGGTGACGCTCGGCAACAAGCTCAACAACCAGGCGTTCCAGACCCTGCGCGGCCTGCCCAAGCTGCGGGTCGCGGCGGCCGAGAGCTTCGCGTACGCGGCCTGGGCCCGCGAGTTCGCCCGCTCCCGCGAACTCCAGCAGAAGGCCGGCCGCATCAAGAACCTCACCACCGTCCTCAACGCGGTCTACCTCCCCCTCTGCTCCCTGGTCTTCTTCCTGCTGCTGGCCGGCCCCGCCCGCGGCAGCATGTCGGCCGGCTCCTTCCTGACGTTCAACACCTCGGTGACCATGCTGCTCACCTCGGTCACCCAGATCACCGGCGCGTTCGTCTCGACCGCCGCCGCCCTCCCGATGTTCGAGCAGATCAAGCCGGTGCTGGACGAGGCTCCGGAGGTCCGCGGCGGCAGCGCCCAGCCCGGCCTCCTCTCCGGCGGCATCGCGGCGCGCAAGCTCTCCTTCCGCTACACCGACGACGGCCCCCTGGTCCTCGACGACGTCTCCCTCCAGGTCGAACCCGGCGAGTTCGTCGCCATCGTCGGCCCCAGCGGCTGTGGCAAGTCGACCCTGCTCCGCCTCCTCATCGGCTTCGACAAGCCCTCCTCGGGCAGCGTCCTCTACGACGGCCAGGACCTCGCCGCGCTCGACCAGGCGGCGGTGCGCCGGCAGTGCGGTGTGGTCCTGCAGAACGCCCAGCCGCTCACCGGCTCCCTCCTCGACTGCATCAGCGGCACCGAGGCGTTCACCCAGGAAGAGGTCTGGGCGGCGGCCGAAATGGCGGGCCTGGCCGAGGACATCAAGCGGATGCCGATGGGGCTGCACACCATGATCTCCGGTGGTGGCGCGATATCCGGCGGCCAGCGCCAGCGGCTGATGATCGCCCAGGCACTGGTCCGCCGCCCCCGCATCCTCTTCTTCGACGAGGCCACCAGCGCCCTCGACAACGAGACCCAGCGCATCGTCATCGACAGCACCCGCAAGCTCAGCGCCAGCCGCCTGGTGATCGCCCACCGGCTCTCCACCGTCATGGACGCCGACCGCGTCATCGTCATGGCCGACGGCCGGGTCGTCGAGCAGGGCGCCCCGGCGGACCTGCTCGCGGACACCGGCGGCCGGCTGCACGATCTGGTGCGGCGCCAGCTGGCGTGAGGGGCAGGCCTTCCCGTAATCCCCCCGAACCGGCGCATAGGGTGCACGGCAGTGCCTGCGCGGAGTGCCGGCGGCGGATGGAGGACGAGATGCCCACGGTCAAGCACCTGTTCGATGCGATGCCCCCCGACCGGCGCCGGCGGCTGACCGAAACCGCCCAGGAGGTGTCCTTCCCCCGCGCCACCCGCGTCTTCGAGGAGGGCCGCAGGGCCGACCGCTTCTGGATCATCCGCAGCGGCCGGGTCGCCCTCGACCAGCGCGTCCCCGGCCGGCAGGCCGCTGTCGTGGAAACCCTCGGCCGAGACGAACTCCTCGGCTGGTCCTGGCTGTTCCCGCCCTACCTCTGGCACCTCGGAGCGGAGACCGTCAGCGCCGTGGAGGCCGTCGAGTTCGACGCCACCGTCGTCCGCGCCCTGTGCGAGTCGGACCCGGTGCTGGGCCGGGCGATGTACCTCTACGTCGCCGAGACCGTCGCCCAACGGCTGCACGGCACCCGCGTGCGGCTGCTGGAACTCTACGGGCCCCAGAGCGGCGGGACGGAGCAGATGGAGCTCTAGGTGCGCTGTCCCGGCAGAGAGCCCAGGAGCCGGGAACCGGACGCGTGATCCGGCCGGCTACCTGTGCCGGGCCGCGAGCGTGCCCCCGCGGCCGGCCGGCCGACCGGCCGGTGCGTTGCAGGTAGGGGAGAAGGCCCATGCGCCCTGGGAAGTCGTGCGGTGTCGCGATGCCGGTCGCGCTGACCGCCACCGCGTGCGGTGGCGGCGGTGCCGGCGGTACGGGAAGCGGGAGCGGCGCCTCCGGGAGCGGCGGTTCCGGCTTCCCGGGAAGGCCGCCGACTGCAAGGGCGCCGAGACCACCTTCACCGCTCCACCGCGCAGGATCGTGACGATGCCGCGTTGCCGCGCGAGTGGTGCCTGCCCAGGCGGGGATCGGTCAGTGCCTGCTGCGCGGCGTCGTACCCCGTGACCGGCCAGGCGCACACCCCGCTGGGGAAAACCGCACCCGGTGCACCGGGCCGCGCGCCCGCAACGCGGCGTAGAGGGGATACGGGTCACGCTTGCAGTCGGCGCCGTAGAGGTCGGTGGGGTGGGGGCGGGTGGCCTGGTCTGGGCATGGGGGTCTCCTTCGGGGCGGGCCGGAACGGCTCGGCGTGTGAGAGGTCGGGCGGGAGGCGGACCGGGTTCCCGCCGAACCGGGAAAACCCCCCGCCCGGAGAAGGCGCGGGACGGGCCGAGCGGGCCCGGCCGCCTCACGGGGCCGACCGGGGTCGCGCCGGTCCGAGCAGCGCCGCACCGCTCCGAACGACGCCGCGGGCAAACCCAGTTAGTCGTCCCGCGACGGCCCCCGGTTCCCCTCCGGGAACGGGAGGAACCTCACGTCGCGAACACCCCGCGATCGTCCGCCCACCCCCGCTCCCACCTGCCACGATGACGCGATGACCACCCCCGCGACGTCCCCCGCGTCACCCCACCGCGAGCAGCGGACGGCCTCCCCCGCCGCCGCCCGCACACCGGCCCGTCCCCCGTTCCCCGCGCGGTTCCTGCCCGCCCGTCCGGTCGTCGGCTTCCTCGCCCTCCTGGCGCTGCTGTTCGCCCTCTCGTACGCGGTGGGAACCGCCGTCGGCCCCGTGGCACCCGGTCTGCACCCCGCCGACCGCCCCCGCACCGGCACCACCGAACCCACCGGCGACGGAGGCATGGGCGGTATGCCCGGCATGGGCTCCATGGGAGCCCCGTCCCCCGGCCCGGTGACCGCGGGAGACCTGCGATGACACCGGACCCCCACCCCCGCCGGACCCCGCCCGCACCACCCCGACCCAGCGCCGCCGACGCCGAATCCACCACCTCGACCCTCACCGTCGGGGGCATGACCTGCGCCGCCTGCGTGGGGCGGGTCGAGAAGAAGCTCGGGCGGATGGACGGCGTGACCGCCTCGGTGAACCTGGCGACGGGGCGGGCACGGATCACTCACCCCGCGGCGGTCTCCGTAGGCGAACTCATCGCCACCGTGGAGGCCGCCGGGTTCACGGCACGGCTTCCCGACCCCGTCGCACCGGAGCCCGACGGCACCCGGCGGCCGGCCGAGGACACCGGCCGCCACGACGACGGATCGCGCGCCGAGCGGCAGCGGCTGCTGCTGACCGCCCTGCTGTCCGTGCCGGTACTGGTGCTGTCGATGGTGCCGGGCTGGCAGTTCCGCAACTGGCAGTGGCTGTGCTTCGTGCTCGCCGCACCGGTCGCCGTATGGGGCGCCGCGCCCTTCCACCTCCGCGCACTGCGGGGCCTGCGCCACGGCGCCGCGACCATGGACACCCTGGTCTCCCTCGGCGTCGCCGCGTCGTTCACCTGGTCCACCTACGCGCTCTTCCTCGGCGGAGCCGGCGCGCCCGGCATGACGATGCCGTTCAGCCTGCTGCCCGGCGCCGGCGACGGGACCGCGCACCTGTATCTCGAAGCGGCCGTCGGCGTACCGCTGTTCGTCCTGGCCGGACGCCGGATGGAAGCCGGGGCCCGGCGGGGCACCGGCGCGGCGCTCCGTTCGCTGGCCGAACTCGCCGCGAAGGAGGTGGCGGTACGCGGCGAGGACGGCGTCGAGCGCCGTATCCCGGCCGATCGGCTGCGGGTCGGGGACCGGTTCCTGGTACGGCCGGGGGAGCGGGTCGCCACGGACGGCACCGTCGTCGCCGGCGGCTCGGCACTGGACCTCTCGCTGATCAGCGGTGAGAGCCGTCCGGTCGAGGTCGGGCCGGGCTCCGAGGTGGTCGGTGGCGCGGTCAACTCCGGCGGTCTGCTGGAAGTCCGGGCGGACGCCGTGGGCGGCGACACCCAACTCGCCAGGATCACCCGGCTCGTCGAGGACGCCCAGACCGGCAAGACCCGGGCGCAGCGCCTCGCCGACGCGGTGGCCGCGGTCTTCGTGCCCGCCGTACTGACCGTCTCGGTCACCGTCCTGGGCTTCTGGCTCGGCGCCGGGGCCGATCCGCAGGCGGCCGTCACCGCGGCGGTGGCGGTACTCGTCGTCGCCTGCCCGTGTGCGCTGGGCCTGGCCACCCCGACCGCGCTGCTGGCCGCCACCGGACGCGGCGCCCAGCTCGGAATCCTGGTCAGCGGCCCGCGCGCCCTGGAACGACTGCGCCGGATCGACACCGTCGTCCTCGACAAGACCGGCACCCTCACCACGGGGCGGATGACGGTCGGCGCCCTGACACCGCGGGCCGGCGGCCTCGGTCCGGAGGAAGCCGTCCGGCTCGCCGCCACCGTCGAGCAGGGCTCCGAGCACCCCGTGGCGCGCGCCATCACCGCGTACGCCCGCGACCGCACCGCGGACCGCCCCCTGCAACCGGCCGCCTCCGTACGCGACTTCACCGCCACCCCCGGCCTCGGCGTACGCGGTACGGCGGACGGGCACGAGGTGACGGTCGTCCGGCCGCCGGACGACCCCGGCGACCTCCCGGCTCCGCTGCCGGACGCGGTGCGGGCGGCCGAGACCGCCGGCCACACCGCGGTCCTCGTCACCGTCGACGGAGTCCCGGAAGCGGTCATCGCCGTCGGCGACACCCTGCGCCCCGACGGGTACCGCGCGGTCGACCATCTGCGCCGCCTGGGCCTGCGGCCCGTCCTGGCCACCGGCGACCGCGCGGCCACCGCCCGCACGGTCGCCGGAGCGCTCGCCATCACCGAGGTCCACGCCCAGGCCGGCCCCCAGGACAAGGCAGCGCTGGTCACGACCCTCAAGGAGCAGGGCGGCCGGGTCGCCGTGGTCGGCGACGGCGTCAACGACGCGGCGGCCCTCGCGCTCGCCGACCTCGGCATCGCCATGGGCAGCGGCACCGACGCGGCGATCGGCGCCGCGGACGTGACCCTCGTACGCGAGGACCTCCAGGCCATCGCCGACGCCGTACGCCTCGCCCGCCGCACGCTCGGCACCATCCGCGGCAACCTCCTCTGGGCCTTCGGCTACAACCTGGTCACCGTGCCGCTCGCCGCGGTCGGTCTGCTCAACCCGATGCTCGCGGCAGCCGCGATGTCCGCCAGCTCCCTGCTCGTCGTCGGCAACAGCCTGCGCCTGTGCGCCTGGCGGCCCCCGGGCGCCGCACGCTCCGCCCGGCGCACCGACTCACCTCGCAACAAGGCCACTTGGGGGACCTCATGAACCGCCCGCGCCTGGTGGCGGTCGCCGTACCGCTCCTCACCTGCCTGGCGACCCTCGGTACGCTCACGGCCTGGGCCGCGACCGGTAACGCGGGCACCCCCGCCCGGCTGACCGCCGGCGAGGGGCGCGTGCTGATCCCCGCCGGCGACGACGCCACCGCCGCGTTCTTCACCCTGCGCAACACCGGAACCGCGGACGACGTCCTGACCTCGGTCACCGGTCCGGCGGGCCACCGGACCATGCTCAGCCGTGACGTCCCCGCCGGCCGCAACGCCCGCACCATGGCGATGGTCCCCTCCGCGACCGTCCCGGCCGGCGGATCGCTGGCCATGACGCCCGCGACCCTGGACGTCATGATCAGCCCGCCGCCCCGGCTCACCCCCGGCGACCGCCTCACCTTCACCTTTCACTTCCGCGACAGCCCCCCGCTGACCGTGCGGGCCCGTGCGGTTCGCCCCGGCGAGCAGTAGGCGGCTCGCCCCGGCGATGCGGTAGGCGCTTCGCCCCGGCGAGCGGGAGGAGGAGCAGAAGGCGGAGCGGCAGGCGCTCCCGATCACACGGGAGCGCCTGCCGCTCCGGGCTCCGAAGAACCGGTCGTCGCCGGGAAGTTCACGGACGGGCCACCGCCCGACCGTGAACCCGCCGCGGCGCCGGGCCGCGGACCGTCAGGCCACGGCGCCGGCGAGATCGCGCGGCTGCCGGTCACCCGGCCCCGGTCTTCCGAACGCCACGCTCCCCGGGCGGGAGGCCCGAAGCGCGCCCCCGCCGTCCGCGCCCCGCCGTTCGGTCTCCGCCTCGGTCCCGGCCGCGCTCCCCGCCTCGGCGTCCGCCAGCAGCGCGATCAGCGTCTCCCGGGCACGAGCCACCCGGGACCGCACCGTTCCCACCGGGCAGCCCATCACCCCGGCGGCCGCCGCGTACGGGAGCCCCAGTTGCTGCGTCAGCACGAACGCCTCCCGCCGCTGCGGGGTCAGCGCCGCGAGCAGTTCGGCCAGCGCGATCCCCTCGTCGAAGCCCGGAACGCCGCGCGGCTGCACCCGTTCCGCCGCCGTCTGCCAGTCGTCGGTCGCGGCCAGCCGCGGCCGTACCGCATGGGAGCGGATGCGATCCGCCACCACCCGCCGGGCGATCGTCAGCAGCCAGGTCCGCGCCGACGACCGGCCCTCGAACCGCGGCAGAGCGCGCAACGCCCGTACATAGGTGTCCTGCACCAGGTCGTCGGCCGCCTGCGCCTCCCCGCTGAGGTGCGTCACATAGCGCCGCACATCGAGCTGCGTGGCCTTCACGAACTGCTCGACGGCCCGCTCGTCACCGGTGCGGGCGGCCAGCGCCCAGCCGGTCACCGACTCGTCGTCCCGCACACCGTCCCGTGCTCCGTCACGCATACCGGGACCGCCCCTCGCCGCGCATGAAGGCGTGATGGAGGATGGGCGCATGCTCTGCTCGCGCATCCGTACGGCACTCTCCGCCCGCCTCGACGGCGAGGAGCTGCCCCCTGGGATCACCGCCCGCGGCCTCGACGGCCATCTCGCGGACTGTCCGGACTGCCGCGCATGGGACGCCCAGGCGCGAGCGCTGACGGCGGCCATCGACCGCGCCGCCGCGCGTGCGGAAGGAGGCGGCCTCCGCACGCGTACCGCCGGCGCCGCGCCCTCCGACGCGGGCGCGCCGCCCTCCGACGGACGGGCACCCGCCGCCGGCGGGACCGTGGTTCCGCTCGGCGACCCGGCGGCCGTCGAGGCGCTGCTCGCCCGTGTGCGTCCGGTGCCCGCACCGGACGCCGCGCCCACCGCACCGGTGGACGCGTCCGGCGGACGGACGCACTGACCGACCGGCACACCCACCGGCCGGTCCCTCGGCGGGTGCCCGGTACCCGCTCTCACCCACCGCTGGGCCGGAAGGCACAACCGATACGGATACGGATACGGAGAGGGATATGGACGCGGGCGGCGGAACCGCCGGCATCCGGACAGGATTCGTCATCGGGAGTCCTCTGGAGTCCTTTGCGTGATCCGGTCATCGCGCGTACGGCGCGGGCGACCGGTGAATGCGAAGCCGGACGTCGGGGCACGCGGCGACGGCCTCCGAGGGCGAGCGCCCTCGGGGCAACGGCCTCTCAGGGCGAGCCGTTTCGCAGGAGCGGCCGTTGTCCACCCCTGTGTGCGCCTGTGTGCCTCCGTGCCGGTCCGGCCGGGAAGTTCGACCGTGCTGTCAGACGACAGCCGGCTCACGCGGCGGGCCCCGCAAGGACATCGCATGGGCGAGCAGCAACCGGCGCACCGCACACCGCGGCTCCTGCCGGGCGGGGCGCGGGGCGGACCCCGCATCGGGCAGTACGACCCGCAACACCAGCACCAGGGGCGCGAACAGCCGGGCGGAAACGCTCCGTACGAGCCGGAACGCCGCCCGCTCACCGCCCCACAGCCACCACGCACTGAGCAGGGCGACCAGCAGGTGCGCGGCGAGCATGCCGCCGGCGCTGCCGCCGTGCATGCCCGGATGCCCCGACGCCATGCCCGCCATCCCCGGCATGCCGCCCATGGCGTCCATCGCTCCCGGGGAATGCGCCGACCCCATGGGGCCCGCCGCCCCCATCTGACCCATCTGCGACGCCATCCGCGCCGCGTCGATGTCGGCGGCCGACAGTCCCTGCCCGCCGCAGAGCCAGGTGTTGGCCCACTCCCGTGCCAGCGAGGCCCCTCGCCCGTCGGCGGGGGCGGCAAGCGCCTGCCCGAACGAGAAGGCGCTGTGCAGCCCCGCCTGGGTGGCCACGGTCAGCAACCCGACCAGTACCGGCCCGCGTTCCCGGCCGGCGAGGCACCATGCCCCGGCCGCTGTCGGCAGACCGGCCGCGAGCAGCATCCAACCGGGCACCGCGGTTTCCGACATCACCACGTGCCCCAGCGCAGCCAGGAGCACACAGACCGTCGCGAACACCGCGGCGCGCAGCCCCCTCAGAACCCGCCCCGCATCCATGACAGCCCCATCGTCGCACCCCGCCTCCGCGCGGGTCTCCGCACCCCCGTCGCAGGCGCCGCCCGCCGGGTTCGCGCGGGTGCCGGCCCCGGGCGGACGTCTGCCGCTCGCCTTCACGACCGGCGACGAGCCGCACCACCTGGACCACGCCCACGGCCGTGAACTCCCGCTCGACGTCTACCGGCTCCCGTCCGACCGGACCGCCGAGCCGCTCGACCAGGCCGGGCTCGCCGTGAACGCCCGGGCGGCACGCGGGCCCGAGGACACGAGAAGGGCCCTCGGGCGTATCGGCGGGGCGCCCGTCAGAGGTCCCCGGCCATGCCCTCCCAGCGGTCGGCCAGGGATGACAGCAGGCGCATCAGGTCGGCGCGCTGCACGGGGTCGTACGGCTCCAGCAGCCGTTCGTCCAGCCGGCGGGCCCGTTCGTGGGCGCCGTGGAGGGTCCGCTTGCCCTCCTCGGTGAGGTACAGCAGCTTGCGCCGTCCGTCCGCGGCGTCGGCGCGGCGGACTATCAGGCCCCGGCTCTCCAGCCGCCGGGCCACATCCGCCATCGTGGAGGTGTCCAGCGCCACGGCCGAGGCCATCGACCGCTGATCCCGCCCCGGCGCCGCGTCCACGGCCGTCAGCACCGCGAACTGCGGGCCGGTGAGCGTCGGATCGACCGCGCGCACCCACACCGCGAGATACGCCTGGTAGAGCCGGCGCACCTGGTACCCGGGAGCGGCCGTCAGGGCGTGCGGAATCCCGGATTCCGGTGCGCTGGACGCCGGTCCGGCGGGCGCGGACGCGGGGGATGCGGGCACGTGGGGCGCGGTCTCGTCAGCCATGGGGCCACTCAATCACGGTGAGCCGGGCCGGCCACCGCGGACCGGCATCGCCATGCTCACATCACCATCATTCACGCCAGCACCGCCCAGCACCGCGCCACCGGCGCGCCCCGCCGACGGCGCCCACCCGAGCATCGGGCGCGGTGCCGCCCGCGGTGCCGCCGAGGGGGTGCCCCAGAGGATCATGTGGCCCGCGTCCGGCACCGCGGTGAACGAGGCCGACGGCAGCAGCGCCCGCGCCTCCTCGGCCCCCACCGCCGTGACCGCGGGGCTGTCCGCGCCGTACGGCAGCGCGGCGGGGCCGGGGACCGGGGGCCACCGGTCGAAGAAGTCCTCCGTCGCGAAACCGCGATGGGTGGCGACGACCGCCCGCCGCTCGCGGCTGGACGGCCGGCGGGCCCGCAACTCCTGCTCCCGGCGCGGTCGGCGCGGCCACGACCCGGCCACCGCGATCCGCCCGCCCGTCGAATGCCCGAAAAGCACCGGTCGGCTCGGCGCGAGTGCCGCGCTGACCGCCTCGGTGTCCTCGGCGTACGCCGCCAGGCCGTAGCCGCCGCCCCCGCCACCCGGGCCCGGGGACTCGCCGTCCGACAGCCCCCGGCCGCGCACGTCGACCACCAACGGCCGTACCAGGTCCGTGAGTTCGCGTGCGACGAAGTCCATGGCCACGGCCGGACCGGTGATTCCCGGCAGGACCACCAGGGCGGGGCGCGGCCCACCGGCCGCGCCCCGCCGTCCTCGGGGGTCCGTCTACGGCCGCGGCCCGATCACCCGCCCCTCGCCGTCCCGGACCGTGATGGCCATCGCCGGACACACCTCCGCCGCGTCCAACGCGCGCTCGTCCGCTGCGATGTCCGTACGCACCGGCCGGGAATGCGCGCCGTCCAGCACGAACAGCTCCGGCGCGATCCCGGCGCAGGCGCCGGAGGCGATGCAGAGCTGCGGATCGATCTCCACCTGCCAGGCCACCTCGCTCACCACCCCACCGGCATGACGCGCGGCCCGCGCACCAGCATCTCGGTCTTCCACACCACGTCCCCGGCCAGATGGAGTTCCGGGAACCGGGTGACGAGGGCCAGGATCGCCTCCTGGAGTTCCAGCCGGGCCAGCGGCGCCCCCAGGCAGTGGTGGACCCCGTGGCCGAAGCCGAGGTGCTGGTTGCCGGCCCGCGAGATGTCCAGCGTCCCCGGCGCGTCGAACCGCAGCGCGTCCCGGTTGGCCGCGCCCACCGCGACCAGGACGGGCGAGCCGGCCCGGACCAGCGTGCCGCCGACATCGATGTCTTCCTTGGCGTAACGCGGCTGGCTCGCCCCGCTGCCGAGCGGTACGAAGCGCAGTAACTCCTCCACCGCGGTCCCGATCAGCTCCGGGCGCTCCCGCAGCTGCCCGAGCTGCCCGGGGTGGTCCAGCAGCGCCAGGACGAAGTTGGGAATCTGCGTGGCGGTGGTCTCGTGCCCGGCGACCAGGATCCCCACGCACAGATCGACCAGTTCGAGTTCCGACAGCCGGTCGTCGACATCCCGCGCATCGATCAGCGCCGTCATCAGGTCGTCCTGCGGTGCGCGCCGGTGCTCCTCGATCAACCCCCGCATATACGCGCGGAGTTCTTCCT
This window encodes:
- a CDS encoding alpha/beta fold hydrolase, which gives rise to MVLPGITGPAVAMDFVARELTDLVRPLVVDVRGRGLSDGESPGPGGGGGGYGLAAYAEDTEAVSAALAPSRPVLFGHSTGGRIAVAGSWPRRPRREQELRARRPSSRERRAVVATHRGFATEDFFDRWPPVPGPAALPYGADSPAVTAVGAEEARALLPSASFTAVPDAGHMILWGTPSAAPRAAPRPMLGWAPSAGRAGGAVLGGAGVNDGDVSMAMPVRGGRPGSP
- a CDS encoding cytochrome P450, whose protein sequence is MTTADTAPLTYPFNTPESLDLSAEYERARNRPGLLRVRMAYGEPAWLVTRYAEARLVLGDQRFSRADGALHDEPRASEGRRDSGILGMDPPDHTRLRSLVAKAFTVRQVEKLRPQVKELTRELLDELEAAGPPADLVDRYALPIPVAVICRLLGVPTEDRPLFRRWSDAALSTSSLTAEEFDANQEELRAYMRGLIEEHRRAPQDDLMTALIDARDVDDRLSELELVDLCVGILVAGHETTATQIPNFVLALLDHPGQLGQLRERPELIGTAVEELLRFVPLGSGASQPRYAKEDIDVGGTLVRAGSPVLVAVGAANRDALRFDAPGTLDISRAGNQHLGFGHGVHHCLGAPLARLELQEAILALVTRFPELHLAGDVVWKTEMLVRGPRVMPVGW
- a CDS encoding NHLP bacteriocin export ABC transporter permease/ATPase subunit, which gives rise to MASVHPSPGTGPGAGSTGGPGESDAVTYALGGLGTPVDCTGLRNVPLEGPHVLWLVTGGFLDLFAVDAAQEGHWHFLGRLEAGALLLGPVEGPQHTLFGRPSQDCGLRRIALRELPRPDYAGYGEQGEYAYGYDDTYGGQAPSALEHAFALGTARSLGVLFEAPLDGRPTDEAVADDDILWMPVPPGSVQYGASYSAEAAADLLVDPALWQRMVNQQYRLLSAVDRWIEQLERAHEDRTAAGIKAGEAVRERADQALLASIGKDRSGRSAAGRDRAGDDATFAVCRQVAAAAGITLTEPPKGAAANDRISPVERIAVSSRIRTRAVRLDGRWWRTDAGPLVGMRAKSGAPVALLWRRGGYEAVNPASGLRIRIGKDNADEFEPRAVMFYRPLPDRPMSMWRLMRFSLRGTRMDVRNLALGGLVTVGLGALVPIATGRVLGVYVPAAERSLIVQVALAVIVSGVVSAAFMLLQNLTVLRMEGRIESTLQPAVWDRLLRLPTKFFAERSTGELASAAMGISAIRRVLAGVGPVAVQATTVGAMNLVLLLLYSVPLALAAIAMLLVIGAVFLVMGLWELRWQRRLVTLGNKLNNQAFQTLRGLPKLRVAAAESFAYAAWAREFARSRELQQKAGRIKNLTTVLNAVYLPLCSLVFFLLLAGPARGSMSAGSFLTFNTSVTMLLTSVTQITGAFVSTAAALPMFEQIKPVLDEAPEVRGGSAQPGLLSGGIAARKLSFRYTDDGPLVLDDVSLQVEPGEFVAIVGPSGCGKSTLLRLLIGFDKPSSGSVLYDGQDLAALDQAAVRRQCGVVLQNAQPLTGSLLDCISGTEAFTQEEVWAAAEMAGLAEDIKRMPMGLHTMISGGGAISGGQRQRLMIAQALVRRPRILFFDEATSALDNETQRIVIDSTRKLSASRLVIAHRLSTVMDADRVIVMADGRVVEQGAPADLLADTGGRLHDLVRRQLA
- a CDS encoding PE-PGRS family protein — translated: MDAGRVLRGLRAAVFATVCVLLAALGHVVMSETAVPGWMLLAAGLPTAAGAWCLAGRERGPVLVGLLTVATQAGLHSAFSFGQALAAPADGRGASLAREWANTWLCGGQGLSAADIDAARMASQMGQMGAAGPMGSAHSPGAMDAMGGMPGMAGMASGHPGMHGGSAGGMLAAHLLVALLSAWWLWGGERAAFRLVRSVSARLFAPLVLVLRVVLPDAGSAPRPARQEPRCAVRRLLLAHAMSLRGPPREPAVV
- a CDS encoding MarR family winged helix-turn-helix transcriptional regulator, encoding MADETAPHVPASPASAPAGPASSAPESGIPHALTAAPGYQVRRLYQAYLAVWVRAVDPTLTGPQFAVLTAVDAAPGRDQRSMASAVALDTSTMADVARRLESRGLIVRRADAADGRRKLLYLTEEGKRTLHGAHERARRLDERLLEPYDPVQRADLMRLLSSLADRWEGMAGDL
- a CDS encoding cyclic nucleotide-binding domain-containing protein, with protein sequence MPTVKHLFDAMPPDRRRRLTETAQEVSFPRATRVFEEGRRADRFWIIRSGRVALDQRVPGRQAAVVETLGRDELLGWSWLFPPYLWHLGAETVSAVEAVEFDATVVRALCESDPVLGRAMYLYVAETVAQRLHGTRVRLLELYGPQSGGTEQMEL
- a CDS encoding zf-HC2 domain-containing protein produces the protein MLCSRIRTALSARLDGEELPPGITARGLDGHLADCPDCRAWDAQARALTAAIDRAAARAEGGGLRTRTAGAAPSDAGAPPSDGRAPAAGGTVVPLGDPAAVEALLARVRPVPAPDAAPTAPVDASGGRTH
- a CDS encoding copper chaperone PCu(A)C, giving the protein MNRPRLVAVAVPLLTCLATLGTLTAWAATGNAGTPARLTAGEGRVLIPAGDDATAAFFTLRNTGTADDVLTSVTGPAGHRTMLSRDVPAGRNARTMAMVPSATVPAGGSLAMTPATLDVMISPPPRLTPGDRLTFTFHFRDSPPLTVRARAVRPGEQ
- a CDS encoding ferredoxin gives rise to the protein MVSEVAWQVEIDPQLCIASGACAGIAPELFVLDGAHSRPVRTDIAADERALDAAEVCPAMAITVRDGEGRVIGPRP
- a CDS encoding heavy metal translocating P-type ATPase produces the protein MTCAACVGRVEKKLGRMDGVTASVNLATGRARITHPAAVSVGELIATVEAAGFTARLPDPVAPEPDGTRRPAEDTGRHDDGSRAERQRLLLTALLSVPVLVLSMVPGWQFRNWQWLCFVLAAPVAVWGAAPFHLRALRGLRHGAATMDTLVSLGVAASFTWSTYALFLGGAGAPGMTMPFSLLPGAGDGTAHLYLEAAVGVPLFVLAGRRMEAGARRGTGAALRSLAELAAKEVAVRGEDGVERRIPADRLRVGDRFLVRPGERVATDGTVVAGGSALDLSLISGESRPVEVGPGSEVVGGAVNSGGLLEVRADAVGGDTQLARITRLVEDAQTGKTRAQRLADAVAAVFVPAVLTVSVTVLGFWLGAGADPQAAVTAAVAVLVVACPCALGLATPTALLAATGRGAQLGILVSGPRALERLRRIDTVVLDKTGTLTTGRMTVGALTPRAGGLGPEEAVRLAATVEQGSEHPVARAITAYARDRTADRPLQPAASVRDFTATPGLGVRGTADGHEVTVVRPPDDPGDLPAPLPDAVRAAETAGHTAVLVTVDGVPEAVIAVGDTLRPDGYRAVDHLRRLGLRPVLATGDRAATARTVAGALAITEVHAQAGPQDKAALVTTLKEQGGRVAVVGDGVNDAAALALADLGIAMGSGTDAAIGAADVTLVREDLQAIADAVRLARRTLGTIRGNLLWAFGYNLVTVPLAAVGLLNPMLAAAAMSASSLLVVGNSLRLCAWRPPGAARSARRTDSPRNKATWGTS